A segment of the Streptomyces sp. NBC_01235 genome:
AAGCCAACGGCCAGTAGACCCGCACGCGACGACGCCCCGCCCTCCCCTCACCGGGGACGACGGGGCGTCGTGCGAGCGCCGCCTCAGTGGTTGCGCGGGAAGCCCAGGTCGACGCCCGCCGGGGCGTCGGCCGGGTCGGGCCAGCGGGTGGTGACGACCTTGCCGCGGGTGTAGAAGTGGGTGCCGTCGTTGCCGTAGATGTGGTGGTCGCCGAAGAGCGAGTCCTTCCAGCCACCGAAGCTGTGGTAGCCGACGGGGACCGGGATCGGGACGTTCACGCCGACCATGCCGGCCTCGATCTCCAGCTGGAAGCGGCGGGCCGCGCCGCCGTCCCGGGTGAAGATCGCGGTGCCGTTGCCGAAGGGCGAGGCGTTGATGAGGGCGACGCCCTCGTCGTAGGTGTCCACGCGGAGCACGCACAGCACCGGGCCGAAGATCTCGTCCTGGTAGGCCTTCGCGCTGGTCGGCACCTTGTCGAGGAGCGAGATGCCGATCCAGTGACCGTCCTCGAAGCCCTCGACCGTGTAGCCCGTGCCGTCCAGGACGACCTCGGCGCCCTCGGCCGCCGCGCCCGTGACGTAGGACGCCACCTTGTCGCGGTGGACGGCGGTGATCAGCGGGCCCATCTCGGAGGTGGGGTCGTTGCCGGGGCCGATCTTGATCTTCTCGGCGCGCTCGCGGATCTTCTCCACCAGCTCGTCGCCGATCGCGCCGACCGCCACGACCGCGGAGATCGCCATGCAGCGCTCGCCCGCCGAGCCGTAGGCGGCGGACACGGCGGCGTCGGCGGCCGCGTCCAGGTCCGCGTCCGGCAGGACCAGCATGTGGTTCTTGGCGCCGCCCAGGGCCTGGACGCGCTTGTGGTTCGCCGAGGCGGTGGTGTGGATGTAGCGGGCGATCGGCGTCGAGCCGACGAAGGACACCGCCTTGACGTCCGGGTGCTCCAGGAGGCGGTCGACGGCCACCTTGTCGCCGTGGACGACGTTGAAGACGCCGTCGGGCAGGCCCGCCTCGGCCAGCAGCTCGGCGATCTTCAGCGACGCCGACGGGTCCTTCTCCGACGGCTTCAGCACGAACGTGTTGCCGCACGCGATGGCGATCGGGAACATCCACATCGGGACCATCGCCGGGAAGTTGAACGGCGTGATGCCCGCGACGACACCCAGCGGCTGGCGGATGGACGACACGTCCACGCGGCTGGCCACCTCGGTCGACAGCTCACCCTTCAGCTGCACGGTGATCCCGCACGCCAGGTCCACGATCTCCAGGCCGCGAGCGACCTCGCCCAGCGCGTCGCTGTGCACCTTGCCGTGCTCGGCGGTGATCAGCTCGGCGATCGCGTCCCGGTTCGCGTCGAGCAGCGCCCGGAACTTGAACAGGATCGTGCTCCGCCTGGCGAGCGAGGAGGTGCCCCAGGTGGCGTAGGCGTCCTTGGCGGCGGCCACGGCCGCGTCGACCTCGTCGACGGTCGCGAACGCGACCTTCGTGGTGACCGCGCCGGTCGCCGGGTCGGTGACGGGTCCGTACGTACCCGACGCGCCTTCGACGGTCTTGCCGCCGATCCAGTGGTTGACGATCTTCGTCATGACCGAGTACTCCTTCACAGATGGTGGCGTCGGGTAGAGACGTGCCGTTCGTACAGCTCGCGTGCCTTCACCGCGGACGCTCGGGTCGCGGTCTCGGCGACAGGTACATCCCACCAGGCCTGCGCGGGCGGTGGGCCCGACACAGTGTCGGCCGTTTCCGTCTCGACGTAGACACATGTGGGAGTGTCGGCGCGGCGCGCCTCGGCGAGGGCCTCGCGCAGTTCGCGGACGGTCTTCGCGCGCAGCACGCGCATGCCCAGGCTGGCCACGTTGGCGGCCAGGTCGACGGGGAGCGGCGCGCCCGTGAAGGTGCCGTCCGACGAGGTGAAGCGGTACGCGGTGCCGAACCGCTCGCCGCCCACCGACTCCGACAGACCGCCGATCGAGGCGTAGCCGTGGTT
Coding sequences within it:
- the mmsA gene encoding CoA-acylating methylmalonate-semialdehyde dehydrogenase yields the protein MTKIVNHWIGGKTVEGASGTYGPVTDPATGAVTTKVAFATVDEVDAAVAAAKDAYATWGTSSLARRSTILFKFRALLDANRDAIAELITAEHGKVHSDALGEVARGLEIVDLACGITVQLKGELSTEVASRVDVSSIRQPLGVVAGITPFNFPAMVPMWMFPIAIACGNTFVLKPSEKDPSASLKIAELLAEAGLPDGVFNVVHGDKVAVDRLLEHPDVKAVSFVGSTPIARYIHTTASANHKRVQALGGAKNHMLVLPDADLDAAADAAVSAAYGSAGERCMAISAVVAVGAIGDELVEKIRERAEKIKIGPGNDPTSEMGPLITAVHRDKVASYVTGAAAEGAEVVLDGTGYTVEGFEDGHWIGISLLDKVPTSAKAYQDEIFGPVLCVLRVDTYDEGVALINASPFGNGTAIFTRDGGAARRFQLEIEAGMVGVNVPIPVPVGYHSFGGWKDSLFGDHHIYGNDGTHFYTRGKVVTTRWPDPADAPAGVDLGFPRNH